A region from the Acyrthosiphon pisum isolate AL4f chromosome A1, pea_aphid_22Mar2018_4r6ur, whole genome shotgun sequence genome encodes:
- the LOC107883669 gene encoding uncharacterized protein LOC107883669: MIITNNLTLMKLPYLKHSFSILLLNKVKCMYLFLEVVVASNNVWQDISSQLNNRMSINALHVFVYKGYHGIKEKLGLTQIKSLDVVLPKNTILSNLDQSSDFEPSDKLDSDLPNKKFVITFCAEEWKEIQPQTVQYKLLDKKRSLQHSKSYEVLPKNRWTPLIAEHFWIHTQLPCCLSFCRAKVSLNGDNYVSVVGRCSVYGSYFKGIVSEKPPDNARVLMQCSYVGNFNEPHKVIKKRRMIGPVIEKALSHIVKEGMSCETYRENEAVRLMKTNDLEPSIIPTGHALRNFKRRQRLNNERNSNKLKALCMMKTENEFKSVINDIGLDPFFLFYHTDATGSVVSNFRKYDMEKTKYIFLYEALVYDEENNYSFTVSNMLSERHSNVAIFNWLTNWKICDIPLPKITVCDQSLALLSAVVQCFTQYSSL; this comes from the exons atgataataactaataatttaactctTATGAAATTACCCTATCTAAAGCatagtttttcaatattactattaaataaggtaaaatgtatgtatttgttCTTAGAAGTGGTTGTAGCTTCAAACAATGTGTGGCAGGATATAAGTTCTCAATTAAATAATCGTATGTCCATCAATGCTTTGCATGTATTTGTTTACAAGGGATATCATGGGATAAAAGAAAAACTTGGATTAACCCAGATTAAATCACTAGATGTAGTATTGCCAAAAAATACTATACTCAGTAATTTAGACCAAAGTAGCG attttgagCCTAGTGATAAATTGGATAGtgatttacctaataaaaaatttgtaattacgTTTTGTGCTGAAGAATGGAAGGAAATTCAGCCACAAACAGTTCAATATAAACTTCTTGATAAAAAACGATCTCTCCAACATTCAAAATCATATGAGGTTTTACCCAAAAACAGATGGACACCATTAATAGCAGAGCATTTTTGGATACATACCCAATTACCATGTTGCCTTTCGTTTTGCAGAGCTAAAGTTTCATTAAATGGTGACAATTATGTATCTGTTGTTGGGCGGTGTTCTGTTTATGGATCCTATTTTAAAGGAATAGTATCAGAAAAGCCACCAGATAATGCAag AGTACTTATGCAGTGCTCATATGTTGGGAATTTCAATGAACCACATAAAGTCATAAAAAAACGTCGTATGATTGGTCCTGTTATTGAGAAAGCATTATCACATATAGTTAAAGAAGGAATGTCATGCGAAACATACAGAGAAAATGAAGCTGTGCGTCTAATGAAAACCA aTGATCTTGAACCATCCATAATTCCAACTGGCCATGctttaagaaattttaaaagaCGCCAACGCTTAAATAATGaaagaaattcaaataaattaaaagcttTATGTAtgatgaaaactgaaaatgagTTTAAAAGTGTGATTAATGACATAGGTCTCGATCCATTCTTCCTTTTCTATCATACCG atgcAACTGGTTCGGTGGTTTCAAATTTTAGAAAGTATGATATggaaaaaaccaaatatatattCCTTTATGAAGCTTTGGTTTATGATgaggaaaataattatagttttacagTTAGTAATATGCTTAGCGAAAGACATAGCAACGTGGCAATCTTCAATTGGCTCACTAATTGGAAAATCTGTGACATACCTTTGCCAAAAATAACAGTATGCGATCAGTCGCTAGCACTATTGTCTGCAGTGGTACAATGTTTTACTCAGTACTCTTCACTCTAA